In Deltaproteobacteria bacterium, a single genomic region encodes these proteins:
- a CDS encoding class I SAM-dependent methyltransferase produces MGMPFVQPEVVKKWEKAFAEGSDKRYPSIDLVRLEYWFFKHPEKGMLLEYGFGTGVNTIHLLECGYTVIGLDAALGAKKLVEKKLENHQEIKDRATLIHLPQDSERLPFDNDIFDFLVCMSVLSLLGSRERLIYLLEEFIRVLKPGAKAILDINDTKSEFSENSEYIGNNVYLFRGNSGKEDPVPMLCFPDAETFVEILRPYFKIIDVGYSVHKYFNRRIGEFIVCAEKP; encoded by the coding sequence ATGGGGATGCCCTTTGTTCAGCCGGAAGTCGTTAAGAAGTGGGAAAAGGCCTTTGCCGAAGGTTCTGACAAGCGATACCCTTCCATTGACCTGGTGCGACTGGAATATTGGTTTTTTAAGCATCCTGAGAAGGGAATGTTGCTGGAATATGGTTTTGGCACTGGAGTCAATACTATCCATCTCCTGGAGTGTGGGTATACTGTCATTGGGTTGGACGCCGCCCTTGGGGCAAAGAAGTTAGTAGAAAAGAAATTGGAAAATCATCAGGAAATAAAGGATAGAGCTACTCTCATTCATCTTCCTCAGGATTCCGAAAGACTCCCATTTGATAATGATATATTCGACTTTCTCGTGTGCATGAGTGTTCTATCACTCCTTGGATCCAGGGAGCGACTTATATATTTGCTGGAGGAATTTATTCGAGTTCTTAAACCAGGGGCAAAAGCGATCCTTGATATCAACGATACAAAGAGCGAATTTTCTGAAAACAGTGAGTATATTGGAAACAATGTTTATCTTTTTCGTGGGAATTCAGGAAAAGAAGATCCTGTGCCCATGCTTTGCTTTCCTGATGCTGAAACCTTCGTCGAGATTTTAAGGCCATATTTCAAGATAATCGATGTTGGATATTCAGTCCATAAATATTTTAATAGAAGGATTGGTGAATTTATTGTTTGTGCGGAAAAACCATAA